One Pleurocapsa sp. PCC 7327 DNA segment encodes these proteins:
- a CDS encoding NAD(P)H-quinone oxidoreductase subunit 4, whose protein sequence is MIADRFPWLTAIVLLPLVASLVIPALPDKDGKRLRWYALGVGIADFVLMCYVFWKHYDASSPTFQLAEKYAWVPQLGLNWAVSVDGLSALLVLLAGLVTTLSILAAWQVDRKPRLFYFLMLVLYCAQIGVFVAQDLLLLFIMWELELVPVYLLVSIWGGPKRRYAAMKFLLYTAGASIFILIAALAMALYGNNMTFDMVELAMKDYPLALELPIYAGLLIAFGVKLAVFPLHTWLPDAHGEASAPVSMILAGVLLKMGGYGLIRLNLEMLSDAHVYFAPILVVLGVVNIIYGGFTSFGQSNMKRRLAYSSVSHMGFVLLGIASFTDLGISGALLQMISHGLIAAVLFFLAGVLYDRTHTLALDEMGDIGKVMPKVFALFTAGAMASLALPGMSGFVSELSVFVGVTTSDIYSSTFRTATVFLAAVGLILTPIYLLSMLRQLFYGSSAAPACVLTDAGSENQDAVCFGTNCVLPAEAKYSDAKPREVFIAACFLLLIIGIGFYPKLATQIYDAKTVAVNAQVRQSYTQIAQANPKIYAKGFLFPRIAEPEVASVSGMVE, encoded by the coding sequence ATGATAGCGGATCGATTTCCCTGGCTTACCGCGATTGTACTGCTGCCGCTCGTTGCTTCCTTAGTCATTCCCGCGCTGCCCGATAAAGACGGCAAGCGCCTGCGGTGGTATGCCCTCGGTGTAGGGATCGCGGATTTTGTCTTAATGTGTTACGTTTTTTGGAAGCATTACGATGCGAGCAGCCCTACTTTTCAACTTGCGGAAAAGTATGCCTGGGTGCCTCAGTTAGGTCTGAACTGGGCAGTTTCGGTTGATGGGCTGTCTGCTCTGCTCGTGCTTCTGGCAGGATTGGTGACAACGCTTTCGATTCTTGCAGCTTGGCAAGTCGATCGCAAGCCTCGCCTCTTCTATTTCCTGATGCTCGTGCTCTATTGTGCGCAGATAGGGGTGTTCGTTGCTCAAGATTTGCTGCTGCTGTTTATTATGTGGGAACTGGAACTGGTTCCCGTCTATCTGCTCGTCTCCATTTGGGGCGGACCGAAGCGTCGCTACGCAGCAATGAAATTCTTGCTGTATACCGCAGGCGCTTCCATATTTATTTTAATAGCGGCACTGGCAATGGCGCTCTATGGCAACAATATGACCTTCGATATGGTCGAGCTTGCCATGAAAGATTACCCGCTTGCTCTAGAACTGCCGATTTATGCGGGATTGCTGATTGCGTTTGGTGTCAAACTGGCTGTTTTCCCCCTACACACCTGGCTGCCTGACGCGCACGGCGAAGCCTCCGCCCCGGTATCGATGATTCTGGCTGGCGTGTTGCTAAAAATGGGTGGATACGGGCTGATTCGCCTCAATCTGGAGATGCTCTCTGACGCGCACGTTTACTTTGCACCAATTCTAGTCGTTCTCGGTGTTGTCAACATTATCTACGGCGGGTTTACCTCTTTTGGTCAGTCCAACATGAAGCGCCGCTTAGCGTATTCGTCGGTTTCTCATATGGGCTTCGTCCTGCTGGGTATTGCGTCCTTCACCGATTTAGGAATCAGCGGGGCGCTACTGCAAATGATCTCCCACGGTTTGATTGCAGCGGTACTCTTCTTCCTAGCAGGCGTGCTCTACGATCGCACCCATACGCTTGCCTTGGATGAGATGGGCGATATTGGTAAAGTCATGCCCAAAGTATTTGCCCTGTTTACGGCAGGTGCAATGGCATCGCTAGCTCTCCCCGGCATGAGCGGCTTTGTTAGCGAACTCTCGGTCTTCGTTGGCGTAACGACTAGCGACATCTACAGTTCGACCTTCCGTACCGCGACCGTCTTCCTTGCCGCAGTGGGACTCATCCTTACGCCGATTTATCTGCTCTCCATGCTGCGACAGCTATTCTACGGCTCTAGTGCAGCACCCGCATGCGTCCTGACCGACGCGGGTTCGGAGAATCAGGATGCGGTTTGCTTCGGTACAAACTGCGTCCTGCCTGCCGAGGCAAAATATAGCGATGCAAAACCGCGCGAAGTATTTATCGCTGCTTGCTTCCTGTTGCTGATTATCGGCATCGGTTTCTATCCCAAGCTGGCTACGCAAATATACGACGCGAAAACTGTGGCGGTGAACGCTCAGGTTCGCCAATCTTATACCCAAATCGCGCAAGCAAATCCCAAGATCTATGCCAAAGGATTCTTGTTTCCTAGAATTGCAGAGCCTGAAGTAGCTTCTGTTTCGGGAATGGTCGAGTAA
- a CDS encoding GTPase family protein, translating to MVRLNPWQWIVLAIPIAIIIAFLLIAAGWQIHQWGINWIWGVFTLLFVGWRWLLVKWTRSQMAQVEAVIAEAEEELESSVEDTIKLSADTDAAKKAETALQEILKAAHNDRPIWEDWSTFWKRCQELVAAIAEIYNPEVKYPLLNIYVPQAYGLIRGTVDDLERWIQNLSPALNQVTVGQVYQAYEVYQKLEPSARKLLQVWNWAQWFLNPAAALARQASQRSSDRATEQLLVNLSQLLREAALRNLYRQAIALYGSTTSPTLAPSPMPTLPKAKTKTLQEILARAEPIEAVEQKPVNILLAGRTGAGKSSLINTLFQSELTQVDVLPSTDRIGSYHWQTQTGETLTLWDTPGYEQVNRGELREQVLDYATHADLLLLVTPALDPALQMDVDFLKDIKAQVTALPAIAVVTQVDRLRPIREWEPPYDWQWGNRPKEKAIREATEYRAQLLGDLCDRIFPVVTGDFKTGRVAWGADALSLALVDAIAPAKQLRLARFLRNLEARTVATAKIIDRYTFQMTTAQGLTALLKSPVLQFISTLSTGSPNLAYLLAEQIPVEQLPVVIGKLQMAYELFSLLNPSENPLNFDLRSLWSLLLETPASPDRNAWAFGHALVEYWTQNLTVEQLRERFEHYLKQVSRE from the coding sequence ATTATCGCTTTCTTACTAATAGCGGCGGGGTGGCAGATTCATCAATGGGGCATTAACTGGATCTGGGGGGTATTCACGCTTCTATTTGTAGGCTGGCGTTGGCTATTGGTCAAGTGGACTCGATCGCAGATGGCGCAGGTTGAAGCGGTTATCGCAGAAGCCGAAGAAGAACTAGAATCTTCTGTAGAAGACACGATAAAGCTATCGGCAGACACTGATGCTGCTAAAAAAGCAGAAACAGCACTCCAAGAAATTCTCAAAGCAGCACACAACGATCGCCCCATCTGGGAAGACTGGTCAACCTTTTGGAAGCGATGCCAGGAACTTGTCGCTGCGATCGCTGAGATCTACAATCCTGAAGTTAAATATCCCCTGTTGAATATTTATGTTCCCCAAGCTTATGGATTGATTCGGGGAACAGTAGACGATTTGGAGAGGTGGATACAGAACTTATCTCCTGCCCTCAATCAAGTTACAGTCGGACAAGTATACCAAGCCTACGAAGTCTATCAAAAGTTGGAGCCATCGGCGCGGAAACTTTTGCAAGTGTGGAACTGGGCGCAATGGTTCTTGAATCCTGCGGCGGCATTGGCAAGACAAGCGAGCCAGCGTTCGAGCGATCGCGCTACTGAGCAATTGCTGGTGAATTTAAGTCAATTGCTCCGAGAAGCGGCTTTGAGAAACTTATATCGGCAGGCGATCGCGCTCTATGGCAGCACTACCTCACCAACTTTAGCACCCTCTCCCATGCCGACGTTACCCAAGGCGAAAACCAAAACCCTGCAAGAAATCCTAGCTCGTGCCGAACCCATTGAAGCAGTCGAGCAAAAACCCGTTAATATTTTGCTGGCGGGGCGAACGGGAGCTGGAAAAAGCAGTCTGATCAATACCCTATTTCAGTCGGAACTGACACAAGTCGATGTTTTGCCCAGTACCGATCGCATTGGCAGTTACCACTGGCAAACCCAAACCGGAGAAACGCTGACCCTTTGGGATACGCCAGGATACGAACAGGTAAACCGTGGGGAGCTGCGGGAGCAAGTGTTGGACTATGCTACCCATGCAGATTTACTTTTGTTAGTTACGCCTGCCCTCGATCCTGCCTTGCAAATGGACGTGGATTTTCTCAAAGACATCAAAGCACAAGTGACGGCTCTGCCTGCGATCGCAGTCGTTACCCAAGTCGATCGCCTGCGGCCCATCCGCGAGTGGGAACCTCCCTATGATTGGCAATGGGGCAATCGCCCAAAGGAAAAAGCGATTCGAGAAGCTACCGAATATCGCGCTCAGTTACTGGGGGATTTGTGCGATCGGATTTTCCCTGTCGTGACGGGGGATTTCAAAACGGGTCGAGTTGCCTGGGGTGCGGACGCGCTCTCGTTGGCATTAGTAGACGCGATCGCGCCTGCCAAGCAACTCCGTCTCGCCCGCTTCTTAAGAAACCTGGAAGCTCGTACTGTTGCTACCGCCAAGATTATCGATCGCTACACCTTTCAAATGACGACCGCCCAGGGATTGACTGCCCTGCTCAAAAGTCCCGTTCTCCAGTTCATTTCTACGCTGTCCACCGGATCTCCCAACCTAGCTTATCTGCTAGCAGAGCAAATTCCAGTCGAACAGCTACCCGTCGTCATTGGCAAGCTTCAGATGGCATACGAGCTGTTCTCGCTTTTGAATCCAAGTGAAAACCCGCTCAACTTTGACTTGCGCTCCCTCTGGTCGTTGCTGCTGGAAACCCCTGCCTCGCCCGATCGCAATGCTTGGGCATTCGGTCATGCTCTAGTGGAGTATTGGACTCAGAATCTGACGGTCGAACAACTGCGAGAGCGGTTCGAGCATTATCTCAAGCAGGTTTCGAGGGAATAA
- a CDS encoding pirin family protein: MNQGKIAYLIHDRNARGHTQIGWLDSYHTFSFGSFQDPNRMGFRHLRVINEDRVVPGAGFATHSHQDMEIISYVLEGALEHKDSLGNGTVIKPGEVQIMSAGTGITHSEFNPSKSESVHFLQIWIMPNERGLSPRYEQHYFPSEERHGKLRLVVSPDGREGSATIHQDVCLYASILEPGSAIAYQIQPGRYGWLQIAQGIATLNGESLRAGDGVQINGAEKLEISTDVGGEILLFDLA; encoded by the coding sequence ATGAATCAAGGTAAGATAGCCTATCTCATTCACGACAGAAATGCAAGAGGTCATACTCAAATCGGCTGGCTCGATAGCTACCATACCTTTTCCTTCGGCAGCTTTCAAGATCCAAATCGCATGGGATTTCGCCATCTGCGAGTTATTAATGAGGATCGCGTCGTGCCTGGGGCAGGATTTGCTACTCACAGCCATCAGGACATGGAAATTATTAGCTACGTCCTTGAAGGAGCGCTAGAACACAAAGACAGCTTGGGCAACGGTACAGTTATTAAACCAGGTGAAGTGCAAATTATGAGCGCGGGAACGGGGATTACCCACAGCGAATTTAATCCCTCTAAAAGCGAATCCGTTCACTTTTTGCAAATTTGGATTATGCCAAACGAACGAGGATTATCTCCCAGGTACGAACAGCATTATTTTCCCTCAGAAGAACGACATGGCAAGTTGCGTCTTGTCGTTTCTCCCGACGGACGAGAAGGCAGCGCGACCATTCATCAAGATGTCTGTCTCTATGCTTCTATACTAGAACCGGGCAGCGCGATCGCGTATCAGATTCAACCAGGACGCTACGGATGGCTGCAAATAGCCCAAGGCATAGCCACCTTAAACGGCGAATCGCTTCGGGCAGGCGACGGGGTGCAAATTAATGGTGCGGAGAAGCTTGAAATTAGCACTGATGTAGGCGGAGAAATCTTGCTGTTTGACCTAGCGTGA
- a CDS encoding TIGR04283 family arsenosugar biosynthesis glycosyltransferase — protein MTRISIIIPVLNEAAIIQETLSRFQNSSDIEIIIVDGGSQDRTVELARELGVKVIVSPQFGRANQMNLGAAAATGNILLFLHADTHLPTGYSEIIQETLSRPQTVAGAFELAIDSQEKSLRLVERVVNLRSRFCSLPYGDQAIFLKASIFREIGGFPDLPIMEDFEFIQCLKKRGKITIAPAKVITSSRRWQKLGIFKTTLINQLIILGYYLGISPKKLARLYGHK, from the coding sequence GTGACTAGAATTAGCATCATTATTCCTGTTTTAAATGAAGCTGCAATCATTCAAGAAACTCTATCTAGATTTCAAAATAGCTCGGATATAGAAATTATTATTGTTGATGGCGGCAGCCAGGATCGAACAGTTGAATTAGCACGAGAATTAGGCGTAAAAGTAATTGTTTCTCCTCAATTCGGACGCGCAAATCAAATGAATTTAGGTGCCGCAGCAGCAACGGGAAATATTTTGCTATTTCTCCACGCAGACACTCATTTGCCTACTGGATATTCAGAAATAATTCAAGAGACTCTATCGCGTCCTCAAACCGTTGCAGGCGCTTTTGAATTAGCAATTGACAGTCAAGAAAAATCTTTACGATTAGTTGAGAGGGTAGTGAATCTGCGATCGCGCTTTTGTTCTCTTCCCTATGGCGATCAAGCTATCTTTCTCAAAGCTTCTATTTTTCGAGAAATCGGAGGATTTCCCGATCTTCCTATTATGGAAGATTTTGAATTTATACAATGCTTAAAAAAAAGAGGAAAAATCACGATCGCACCAGCTAAAGTTATTACGTCTAGTCGTCGCTGGCAAAAGTTAGGTATTTTCAAAACAACCCTAATTAATCAACTAATTATTTTGGGTTATTATCTAGGGATTTCGCCGAAAAAGTTGGCTCGTTTGTATGGACATAAATAA
- a CDS encoding RNA-guided endonuclease TnpB family protein — MEKAYRYRVYPTTEQEQILRRTIGCVRLVFNKALAARTEAWYEKQQRVDYVQTSAMLTQWKKVDDLQFLNEVSCVPLQQGLRHLQTAFANFFAGRAKYPNFKKKRSGGSAEFTKSAFRWKDGQLYLAKCSEPLPIKWSRQLPKGCEPSTITVKLDPSGRWFVSLRINDPKDETMRERDSAVGLDVGISSLVTLSTGEKIANPKAFGAHYRKLRRAQKSLSRKQKGSRNRERARLKVARIHAKISDTRTDHLHKLTTQLIRENQTIVVEDLAVKNMVKNPKLARAISDAAWGELVRQLEYKAKWYGRNLVKIDRWFPSSKRCGNCGHVVDKLPLNVREWDCPNCGAHHDRDLNAAENILAVGHPVTVCGANIRPDRHESKGGAVSAVVRQTLKAPWQLRKTRKGKKQKPKS; from the coding sequence ATGGAAAAAGCCTACCGCTACAGAGTGTATCCAACTACCGAGCAAGAACAAATATTGCGCCGGACAATTGGTTGTGTGCGGTTGGTGTTTAACAAAGCCTTGGCTGCGAGAACCGAAGCTTGGTACGAAAAGCAGCAACGAGTTGACTACGTTCAAACAAGTGCCATGCTGACGCAGTGGAAAAAAGTTGATGACCTCCAGTTTTTGAACGAGGTTAGCTGTGTACCACTGCAACAAGGCTTGAGACATCTGCAAACAGCATTTGCTAACTTCTTTGCGGGTAGAGCGAAGTACCCCAACTTTAAAAAGAAGCGTAGTGGCGGTAGCGCAGAATTTACCAAGTCCGCTTTCCGATGGAAGGATGGGCAACTCTACCTGGCTAAGTGTTCTGAACCATTGCCAATTAAATGGTCTAGGCAACTGCCCAAAGGGTGTGAACCTAGTACCATCACCGTTAAACTTGACCCTTCGGGACGCTGGTTTGTCAGTCTGCGGATTAACGATCCAAAAGATGAAACCATGCGCGAGCGCGATAGTGCTGTGGGCTTGGATGTTGGGATTAGCAGTCTTGTCACTCTGAGTACAGGTGAAAAAATTGCTAATCCCAAAGCCTTTGGGGCGCACTATCGGAAATTGAGAAGGGCGCAAAAATCCTTGAGCCGCAAACAAAAAGGCTCTCGCAACCGAGAACGAGCAAGACTCAAGGTAGCACGCATTCACGCTAAAATCTCCGACACAAGGACTGACCATCTGCACAAACTGACAACTCAACTGATTCGTGAAAACCAAACGATAGTTGTTGAGGATTTGGCAGTTAAGAACATGGTCAAAAACCCCAAACTTGCCCGTGCTATTAGTGACGCAGCATGGGGCGAATTGGTGAGGCAACTGGAGTACAAAGCCAAGTGGTACGGTCGAAACTTGGTGAAGATTGACCGATGGTTCCCCAGTTCTAAACGCTGCGGAAACTGCGGTCACGTTGTTGATAAATTGCCGTTGAATGTCAGGGAGTGGGATTGCCCAAATTGTGGGGCACACCATGACCGGGATCTCAATGCGGCTGAAAACATTTTGGCGGTGGGACACCCCGTTACAGTCTGTGGAGCGAACATAAGACCTGATAGACATGAGTCTAAAGGAGGGGCTGTGTCTGCCGTCGTACGGCAGACCTTGAAAGCCCCGTGGCAGTTGCGAAAAACCCGTAAGGGAAAGAAACAGAAACCCAAATCGTGA
- a CDS encoding carbonic anhydrase — protein sequence MKKLLEGLKRFQAGYFSSHKELFEQLAHGQHPRILFITCADSRIDPNLITQAEVGELFVIRNAGNIIPPFGAANGGEGASIEYAIDALGIEQIVVCGHSHCGAMKGLLQLNSLEEKMPLVYNWLKHAEATRRVVNENYSSYLDGEELLELTIAENVLNQLDNLQTYPSIRSKQHQQKLSLHGWIYRIETGEVLAYDPVLHDFVPPQSRLTFPEPEYVLHPSAPLPHYAPFKVPDLSPMPTPETKSETQVPLPASNGNGNSPSGYSHLSPEQAERIYRGSQSKVR from the coding sequence ATGAAAAAATTACTTGAGGGGCTGAAAAGGTTTCAAGCTGGCTACTTTAGCTCCCACAAAGAACTCTTCGAGCAACTCGCCCACGGTCAACACCCCAGAATTTTGTTTATTACCTGCGCGGACTCGCGGATCGACCCTAATCTAATTACCCAAGCAGAAGTAGGCGAGTTATTCGTAATTCGCAATGCAGGCAATATTATTCCGCCCTTTGGGGCTGCCAATGGCGGAGAAGGCGCTTCTATAGAATATGCGATCGATGCGTTAGGGATCGAGCAAATCGTCGTTTGCGGACACTCTCACTGCGGAGCGATGAAGGGGCTATTGCAATTAAATAGCTTAGAAGAAAAAATGCCCCTGGTGTATAACTGGCTCAAACACGCAGAAGCCACGCGCCGAGTCGTCAATGAGAACTACAGTAGTTATTTGGACGGGGAAGAATTATTAGAGCTTACTATCGCTGAAAACGTTCTCAATCAGTTGGATAACTTACAAACTTACCCCAGCATTCGCTCTAAACAGCACCAGCAAAAACTGTCCCTCCATGGCTGGATCTATCGCATCGAAACCGGGGAAGTATTAGCCTACGACCCAGTATTGCACGACTTTGTTCCTCCTCAGAGCCGTCTAACTTTTCCCGAACCGGAATACGTTCTGCATCCGAGTGCGCCCCTTCCGCACTATGCCCCCTTTAAGGTGCCCGATCTCTCACCGATGCCCACACCAGAGACTAAATCAGAGACTCAAGTACCTTTGCCTGCGAGTAACGGAAACGGGAATAGTCCTTCGGGTTATTCGCACTTATCCCCCGAACAGGCAGAACGCATTTACCGAGGTTCTCAGAGTAAAGTTCGATAA
- a CDS encoding DUF6464 family protein encodes MEPDSLPTEVILTHPRQSLGKVRLDWMPQPGNYLELKGKTYAVLERHHHYQYKIGGYSLHKMSLYVQSAKSPTEKSLIDGRWVVGDASCRFNAKSELLRCAVNPEGPCKGCRFYELLSK; translated from the coding sequence ATGGAGCCAGATTCACTACCAACAGAGGTGATTCTGACGCATCCGCGTCAGTCCCTCGGCAAAGTTCGGCTGGATTGGATGCCCCAACCTGGAAACTATCTCGAATTGAAAGGAAAAACTTACGCTGTTCTAGAACGCCACCATCACTATCAATATAAAATCGGTGGCTACAGTTTGCACAAAATGTCTCTCTACGTTCAATCCGCCAAAAGTCCTACAGAAAAAAGCCTCATCGATGGACGCTGGGTTGTTGGCGATGCAAGTTGTCGCTTTAATGCGAAATCAGAACTCCTGCGCTGTGCCGTTAATCCCGAAGGTCCCTGCAAAGGCTGTCGTTTTTACGAGCTGTTAAGTAAGTAA
- a CDS encoding S1 RNA-binding domain-containing protein, translating into MIAKSNSSQEPGLSFSLDDFAKALDQHDYQFAKGQIVRGTVFEHTSEGAYVDIGGKSPGFVPLREASVKSGVSLAESLPLREEKDFLIVSGQNAEGQVTLSRRQLELKKAWDSVSEIAESGKSVQMRVTGVNKGGVTGEVEGLRGFIPRSHLIEKEDLESLVGQLLTATFLEVDPDNKKLVLSQRQAARAAAIRKLETGALMEGKVVKIQPYGVFVDLDGVTGLLHIKQVSGSPIDSLTTLFKIGQEIKVVILEIDEYKNRVSLSTKVLESYPGEILEKFDKVMEHASERAEQARTNLSN; encoded by the coding sequence ATGATTGCCAAATCTAATTCTTCTCAAGAGCCTGGATTATCCTTTTCTCTCGATGATTTTGCTAAAGCTCTTGACCAACACGACTATCAATTTGCCAAAGGACAAATAGTACGCGGTACAGTCTTTGAGCATACTTCCGAGGGAGCTTATGTTGATATCGGCGGCAAATCTCCCGGTTTCGTTCCTCTCAGAGAAGCGTCTGTAAAATCCGGAGTCTCCTTGGCTGAGAGTCTGCCGCTACGAGAAGAAAAGGACTTTTTAATTGTCAGCGGGCAAAATGCAGAAGGTCAGGTAACGCTGTCGCGCCGTCAACTCGAACTTAAAAAAGCTTGGGACAGCGTAAGCGAAATCGCTGAAAGCGGAAAATCGGTGCAAATGCGAGTGACGGGAGTCAATAAAGGCGGCGTAACTGGGGAAGTAGAAGGATTGCGAGGATTTATTCCGCGATCGCATTTAATTGAAAAAGAAGACTTAGAATCGTTAGTCGGCCAATTGCTGACAGCAACTTTCTTAGAAGTCGATCCAGACAACAAAAAACTCGTCCTGTCTCAACGACAAGCTGCCCGCGCTGCCGCAATTAGAAAGCTGGAGACGGGGGCGCTAATGGAAGGTAAAGTCGTCAAAATACAACCCTATGGAGTATTTGTTGACCTGGATGGAGTAACGGGATTACTGCATATCAAACAAGTTAGCGGCTCTCCCATTGATTCTTTAACAACCTTATTTAAAATCGGACAAGAGATTAAAGTAGTCATTTTGGAGATCGACGAGTATAAAAATCGCGTTTCTTTATCGACTAAAGTCTTAGAAAGTTATCCCGGAGAAATTTTAGAAAAGTTTGACAAAGTTATGGAACACGCATCCGAACGAGCCGAACAAGCTAGAACTAATCTTTCTAATTAA
- a CDS encoding tetratricopeptide repeat protein, whose amino-acid sequence MQRLFSRIWQGLKNFFEQLFGLGGTKASGRYRKGRSKAEDAPSGLSDTDYEFLFSQLLEGVAHGWHEGRILKFFQQLEERGKQKDWVAWLERFGARVLASSAPNQQLAARMMRLGELARSFPAIEQIGEASYSIGRQLYSRNVGSVIWEYEGPDLEMPAAPTVSETNEGRKVESVTPEAETSSADSATTETLTIEQLLARLQQDSKLLAQMAQQLGVQTNDPQVIVERLIEQFQTAQQELEGLPAPDTVEGWFNRGLQQANLGDLESAIASWEYALALNPNLPQAWHNRGSALAHLGRLEEALASYNKALELDPSDPQAWNDRAYALFNLRRWEEAIMCWDKVVELQPNSYESWYNRGIALENWGRRESALASYNKALEINPDFELAKFKRDRLQNNRPNA is encoded by the coding sequence ATGCAGAGATTATTCAGCCGAATCTGGCAAGGGCTTAAGAATTTCTTCGAGCAGTTATTTGGTCTGGGAGGAACTAAAGCTTCTGGACGCTATCGGAAAGGAAGAAGCAAGGCGGAGGATGCGCCGTCGGGGCTTTCCGATACCGATTACGAATTTTTATTTAGCCAGTTGCTTGAAGGCGTAGCCCACGGCTGGCACGAAGGACGAATCCTTAAGTTTTTTCAACAACTTGAAGAACGAGGCAAGCAAAAAGATTGGGTGGCATGGTTAGAACGCTTCGGAGCGAGAGTTCTCGCCTCAAGCGCACCCAATCAGCAGCTAGCTGCCCGCATGATGCGCTTGGGCGAGCTAGCTCGCTCCTTTCCGGCGATCGAGCAAATTGGAGAAGCTTCTTATTCTATCGGCAGACAACTGTATAGTAGAAATGTCGGCAGCGTTATCTGGGAATATGAAGGACCCGATCTAGAAATGCCCGCAGCGCCAACAGTTTCCGAGACAAACGAAGGCAGAAAAGTTGAGTCGGTAACGCCAGAAGCCGAGACTTCTTCCGCTGATTCAGCAACAACAGAAACCCTGACGATAGAACAATTACTCGCCAGGTTGCAGCAGGATAGCAAGCTACTGGCTCAGATGGCTCAACAGTTAGGAGTTCAAACAAACGATCCTCAAGTTATTGTCGAGAGGCTGATCGAGCAGTTCCAAACAGCTCAGCAAGAGCTGGAGGGGTTGCCTGCGCCCGATACGGTAGAAGGCTGGTTCAATCGCGGGCTACAACAGGCAAATTTGGGCGATCTCGAAAGCGCGATCGCATCTTGGGAATATGCCTTGGCGCTAAACCCCAACCTCCCTCAAGCGTGGCACAATCGGGGTAGTGCCTTGGCGCATCTGGGCAGATTGGAAGAAGCGCTCGCCAGCTATAATAAAGCCCTAGAACTCGATCCCAGCGACCCTCAAGCCTGGAACGATCGCGCCTATGCCTTGTTCAATCTGCGGCGGTGGGAAGAGGCGATTATGTGTTGGGATAAAGTCGTCGAACTGCAACCAAACTCCTATGAAAGCTGGTACAATCGAGGCATTGCCCTAGAAAATTGGGGACGACGGGAGTCGGCGCTCGCCAGCTATAATAAAGCCCTAGAAATTAACCCCGATTTTGAGTTAGCTAAATTCAAGCGCGATCGGCTTCAAAACAATCGCCCGAATGCTTAA
- the leuB gene encoding 3-isopropylmalate dehydrogenase has product MTQQYRITLLPGDGIGPEILAVTVEVLKVIGKQFEIQFDFQEALIGGAAIDETGEPLPEETLKSCRSCDAVLLAAIGGYKWDDLPRHQRPETGLLELRAGLGLFANLRPATIFPQLIDASTLKREVIEGVDIMVIRELTGGIYFGQPKGIFETETGERRGVNTMAYTESEIDRIAKVAFETARKRRNKLCSVDKANVLDVSQLWRDRVTKIAQDYPDVELSHLFVDNAAMQLIRAPKQFDTIVTGNLFGDILSDEAAMLTGSIGMLPSASLGADGPGVFEPVHGSAPDIAGQDKANPLAQVLSAAMMLRYGLNQPQAANKIEESVSQVLELGYRTGDIMSAGMQQVGCRQMGEMLLKVLESESILR; this is encoded by the coding sequence ATGACTCAGCAATACCGAATTACCTTACTTCCTGGCGATGGCATCGGTCCCGAAATTTTGGCAGTAACGGTAGAGGTGCTGAAAGTCATTGGCAAGCAATTTGAGATTCAATTCGATTTTCAAGAAGCCCTTATCGGCGGTGCGGCAATTGATGAGACGGGAGAACCGCTACCAGAAGAGACGTTGAAATCCTGTCGCAGTTGCGATGCCGTTCTTCTGGCTGCCATTGGCGGCTATAAGTGGGACGATCTCCCGCGCCATCAACGCCCGGAAACTGGCTTGTTAGAGTTGAGGGCAGGCTTAGGATTATTTGCCAATTTGCGACCCGCGACGATTTTTCCTCAACTGATCGATGCTTCTACCCTCAAACGAGAGGTGATAGAAGGGGTAGATATCATGGTAATCCGAGAATTAACCGGAGGGATTTACTTCGGGCAGCCCAAAGGGATTTTTGAAACGGAGACGGGAGAAAGGCGAGGCGTGAATACGATGGCGTATACCGAGTCGGAAATCGATCGCATTGCCAAGGTTGCTTTTGAAACCGCCAGAAAGCGCAGGAACAAGCTATGCTCGGTGGATAAGGCAAACGTGCTAGATGTTTCCCAATTGTGGCGCGATCGCGTTACCAAAATCGCACAAGACTATCCCGATGTCGAACTTTCTCACCTGTTTGTAGACAACGCTGCCATGCAGCTAATTCGCGCCCCCAAACAATTCGATACGATCGTCACGGGGAACTTGTTTGGAGATATTCTCTCCGATGAAGCGGCAATGCTGACGGGAAGTATCGGCATGTTACCCTCTGCGAGTTTGGGGGCTGACGGTCCCGGCGTATTTGAACCCGTTCACGGTTCCGCTCCCGATATTGCAGGTCAAGATAAGGCAAATCCCCTCGCTCAAGTCCTCAGCGCTGCTATGATGCTTCGCTACGGCTTAAACCAACCCCAAGCTGCTAATAAAATTGAAGAATCCGTCTCCCAAGTTCTGGAGTTGGGCTATCGGACGGGAGATATTATGTCGGCAGGAATGCAGCAAGTCGGCTGTCGGCAAATGGGAGAAATGCTGCTAAAAGTTTTGGAATCGGAATCGATTCTTCGGTAG